GTAGTGGAGGTCCATGGGGTTCATCTCTGTTATTACCACCTCCGTCTCCATCCAGTTATCTCAGTAACAATGGTGGACCCAACTTGTCGACTACAGTTGGACCAGGTAACCCGTTCGGACGACCTCCTTTGGTATCCAGTAATGGCGAGCAAACGCCTCTGTCAGCAGCACTTCCATCGAAATACGTTAACGACCTGTTACCTTCGCCGTCGAACTTCTATGGCAGCGAATGGAATACCCATTTTGGGCCTCCTTCTGCGCTGGGTTACGGTGGAGGACTTCCCTCGTCTGGCGGTTTAGGCTCTGCATTTCCTGGCCAGAACAGCGGACTTCCCGCTTCAGCAACCTCTGGTGTGCCAgccggcagcagctcctcGAACTCTCAATCTCTACAGCAGCCGCCTGTAGGTATTGGTATCTCACTAGGAGGACTTCTCGGCTCGCGAAGCCACCTGTCTGCCGACATGCTCCCGTCGCCTCTGCAGTTCAACTCGACTCCCGTGGTAGCCTCATCTGCTCACTCGCTCGCTGGCGACGTCCGGGCCTCTCCAACCGAAAAGAAACGCGACCGCAACGGCGATATGGCCGCCGGCCCGTCCAAACGACTCAAAGCCGACAACTCGGGCCTCTGACCGCCTTCCCTCGAactatatttattggcactttttattttattttatttatgtatCGAGAGTTGTATACTACTACTAATCTTTCTCCGtgccacgctgcctccggcggctggggctgcgccccagaccccccggctcctctcgctgcgctcgagtcggtgcgtcTAGGGtcctggaccctgcgtcgGCCAGGGTCTGATCGCTGATCACGTGTGCGGTGCTGAAACTTCCTTCGTCCTTCGAGCTCGCTCGTCCTCAGTCCCAGTCATCTcctgcaaagcaggagcaaccagggtctggggcggagccccagccgccgccggaggcacttcccccagaccctgcgtcCCCCTGTCACGTGCACTTTCCCGAGACTCCCCGGCCCCTCGCCTCTCATTCTTGCCCGCTTGCCGACAGTCCCaaccatctcctgcgaagcaggagcaaccagggtctggggcggagccccagccgccggaggcacaccccggaccctgcgtctCGCCAGCAACCCAAGTCACGTGCGCCTTAGAAAAGTGCGTGTCACATGACTTTTGACTATTGCCTGTTTGGGAAGCAGTCACAGTCACAGATTGGGTGCGTTTGCAAACCGACTCAGGTGTGCATGCCAAACATACATGGTACTGCGATAATACTGATAGTGTACTTTTTCGTCAGATTCATATTGAGCCCACGATACTTCGGCAATAAATAACGACAAATACACAACATGAAGGTATGAGAAATCGGAGGAGACGTGCGATGGACAGATGTTGGTCAACGAGATTAGTTTGGAAACGAGTTAATGAGTCAGTTCGGTGCGAGTGTCGAGTCATGTTGAAATTTCATTGCTCGGTCGAAGAGAGTGGGATGTGCGAATCAGCAAGTTCAACGCTCTGAAAAGTCAATAGAATTTGCAATGGGGATTTGTTTCGATGACGAGTTATTACGAATAGCAGTGAATGGAATGAGAGGATGTGGTCAAAGTCTTAAAAGATTCAGAAGGCTGTTTAATATCGACACAAGAGTACAGTTCGACATGCTAGACAATAGTGAAAAGTCAACTGGCAGTGAAGTAGTTAAACAGAGCAGTTTGTaactgattttgtttctctgttttttttgtttattcATACAGTTATTTTTCCAACAAAATTTTCAATTATTCTATTCTGATTCAGTACTCGATATTTCACTCACTCGTTCAACGAAATTAATCTCACTGCCAACATCAGTCTGTaaaatttttcagtggtaAAACGaaatactaacaaaataCCAGCTCAATATTGCTTACCCCGCCAATGGCACTCAAAAGCTCATCGAGATCGATGACGAGCACCGTGTCCGTGTCTTCTACGAGAAGCGTATGGGCCAAGAAGTCGAGGGAGACTCCGTCGGCGACGAGTTCAAGGGTTACGTTTTCAAGATCACTGGTGGTAACGACAAGCAAGGTTTCCCCATGAAGCAAGGTGTTCTCCACCCCACTCGTGTCCGTCTCCTCCTCTCCAAGGGTCACTCTTGTTACCGTCCCCGTCGTACTGGtgagagaaagagaaagtCTGTCAGAGGTTGCATTGTCGGCTCCGACTTGGCTGTCCTCTCTCTCGTCATTGTCAAGCAAGGTGAGCAAGACATCGAGGGTTTGACCGACGTTTCCGTCCCCAAGAGACTTGGCCCCAAGAGAGCCAACCACATTAGAAAGTTCTTTGGTCTCACCAAGGAGGACGATGTCCGTAAGTTCGTCATCCGTCGTGAGGTCACCAAGGGCGACAAGACCTACACCAAGGCTCCCAAGATCCAACGTCTCGTCACTCCTCAAACTCTTCAACGTAAGAGACACCTCAGAGCCCTCAAGCTCAAGAACGCCCAAGCCCAAAAGGACGCTGCTGCCGACTACGCCCAATTGTTGGCCAAGCGTGTGCATGAGAAGAAGGCCGAGAAGGCTGAGatcagaaagagaagagcttcttctctCCGAACTGCTGCTTAAATGTTTTAATTTGTTACATAATTCTCTTCTGTAGCggttgaaaataaaaattttatttgtttgtttgtacATGTATATGTAATATATCGTGGCTTTCGTGGTTACCTCGTATCTttcctcgtcctcgtctcgtgcctccggcggccgggctccgcccggacctggttgtgctcgcttcgcgagcttaTGGGGTCCGGGTTTTGGGGTTGAATTGGTGGGGTGAGCatacctccggcggccgggctccgcccagacggggttgtgctcgcttcgcgagctgtTGGAGAGAGGTGAGGTTTTGATTCCGTTCAGTTTGGAGATCTTTTAGCTTGTGATAGAGTGTTAGACGAAGACTGTTCAAAATTTACGGTGATATCTCCCGTCAGCCAGAGAGTCCAAACACTCAAATCAGCAGACCAAGattcaactttttttcCGGAACAAATTCAGTGTGTCTCTAAATATTACAAATGATTCGTTGTGATTTAATTTCAATCAGAGAACCTCATACAGTGCTATTAGTACATGAACATAGTGATACTTTCACTAAGATTAAGTACTGTTATGTACTGGGAAGGAATTCTATCGTCAGTGATTTTAACAACAATACTGAATCTTAACTTAAAGATAAACTGTAGATACCTTTTGTCTTTTGTATATACAAAAGTAACATTGTGACCACTAGAGACTCTCACTTCACCTAACTCACATCCCTCACTAAATCGAACCAATTTCACGGTCCGTCCTCCACGGTCcaagcagtctcctgcgaagcaggagccacggggtctggggcagcgccccagccgccggaggcacaacccccgTCAATTCGTATTGTTTTGGTATTTCCCAAGTGAGACGAGCCGAAATGGCAGGTGGGGCTCCATTATCCCCCTGCATGATCTCTAATTAAAACCTACATAACGGCTGCTTATCGACTGGACCCTGACTATCACCCCACCTGCCGATCCAACTCCTCCTCTTCACGggttcttttctttatcagTTTACAAACACTTCAGAAACTGCCTCACTGGCCTGAACACACTCCCGGTGCACTTACTACGGGCggggatgtgcctccggcggctggggctccgccccagaccccgctgctcctctcgctccgctcgagtcgattccGCCCccggtcccagcaactcctgcgaagcaggagcaaccagggtctggggcggagccccagccgccggaggcacacccccacccaTGGGGACGATTCACAGCAGGGAGTCTATACACGTGATATTTGCCCCGCCATCGGGCCCGTCAGATGAGTGAGGAGCATCAGCTTGTGCCGTTTCCCGTATGAGGCCGTTGACCCATGCAGTTGTAGCATATGCTAGACGCAGTCGGCCGACCAGCCATTTTTTCTGCAGtcagccagccagcagcagcagcagcaacagcggcaTTACAGGTGGTGGGTTATAGCCAGTGACGACATCAGACGGAGGTGAAGATTTTCtgattttaaatttttgGTTTGCGACAACAACGTTCACAAAGTCGCAGTTGCAGTGGAAATAGGAATTTCACAAGTGTTTAAGTGGATTCTGGATTCAGTTGTAGAATTGTGAGCGGTGGAGCACGGCAGATCGATAACTGATATTCCTTGTTTAGCAGGTTG
The Sugiyamaella lignohabitans strain CBS 10342 chromosome A, complete sequence genome window above contains:
- the RPS6A gene encoding ribosomal 40S subunit protein S6A (Protein component of the small (40S) ribosomal subunit; homologous to mammalian ribosomal protein S6, no bacterial homolog; RPS6A has a paralog, RPS6B, that arose from the whole genome duplication; GO_component: GO:0030686 - 90S preribosome [Evidence IDA] [PMID 12150911]; GO_component: GO:0005737 - cytoplasm [Evidence IEA,IEA]; GO_component: GO:0022627 - cytosolic small ribosomal subunit [Evidence IDA] [PMID 6814480]; GO_component: GO:0005622 - intracellular [Evidence IEA]; GO_component: GO:0005730 - nucleolus [Evidence IEA]; GO_component: GO:0005634 - nucleus [Evidence IEA]; GO_component: GO:0030529 - ribonucleoprotein complex [Evidence IEA]; GO_component: GO:0005840 - ribosome [Evidence IEA,IEA]; GO_component: GO:0032040 - small-subunit processome [Evidence IDA] [PMID 15590835]; GO_function: GO:0003735 - structural constituent of ribosome [Evidence IEA]; GO_function: GO:0003735 - structural constituent of ribosome [Evidence IDA] [PMID 6814480]; GO_process: GO:0002181 - cytoplasmic translation [Evidence IC] [PMID 6814480]; GO_process: GO:0000462 - maturation of SSU-rRNA from tricistronic rRNA transcript (SSU-rRNA, 5.8S rRNA, LSU-rRNA) [Evidence IGI] [PMID 16246728]; GO_process: GO:0006364 - rRNA processing [Evidence IEA]; GO_process: GO:0042274 - ribosomal small subunit biogenesis [Evidence IBA]; GO_process: GO:0042254 - ribosome biogenesis [Evidence IEA]; GO_process: GO:0006412 - translation [Evidence IEA]), with translation MGQEVEGDSVGDEFKGYVFKITGGNDKQGFPMKQGVLHPTRVRLLLSKGHSCYRPRRTGERKRKSVRGCIVGSDLAVLSLVIVKQGEQDIEGLTDVSVPKRLGPKRANHIRKFFGLTKEDDVRKFVIRREVTKGDKTYTKAPKIQRLVTPQTLQRKRHLRALKLKNAQAQKDAAADYAQLLAKRVHEKKAEKAEIRKRRASSLRTAA